The Kroppenstedtia pulmonis genome has a segment encoding these proteins:
- the noc gene encoding nucleoid occlusion protein, with translation MKEPFTRLFGMAEKEKNDVVKKLSVDLIDPSPYQPRTIFSDDRIEELCRTIRIHGVIQPIVVRVAGEGYELIAGERRLRAVKRLGMKTIPAIIRDMSDTEAASASLIENLQREGLTAIEEAVAYQKLIQLHGLTQESLAQRLGKGQSTVANKLRLLQLPKNVQNALLNRSITERHARALLILKDGDFQNELLKEILDKELNVKQTEERVARMLDANKKVSKPKRKSFSRDVRIAVNTIRESVDMVKQTGMAVSADEQEYDDFYEVVIRIPK, from the coding sequence ATGAAAGAGCCGTTCACTCGTTTGTTCGGCATGGCAGAAAAGGAAAAGAATGATGTAGTAAAAAAACTGTCTGTAGATCTTATCGATCCCAGTCCTTATCAGCCCAGAACGATATTCAGTGATGATCGGATTGAAGAGCTGTGTCGGACGATTCGTATCCATGGAGTGATTCAACCAATCGTAGTTCGGGTTGCAGGTGAAGGATACGAGTTGATCGCCGGTGAGCGTCGTCTTCGTGCCGTTAAACGACTAGGGATGAAAACCATCCCGGCAATTATCCGTGATATGTCGGATACGGAAGCTGCATCCGCATCTCTGATTGAAAATTTGCAGAGGGAAGGGCTGACGGCGATTGAAGAAGCGGTTGCCTATCAAAAGTTAATTCAATTACACGGATTGACTCAGGAAAGTTTGGCTCAACGATTGGGAAAAGGACAGTCTACAGTAGCCAACAAGTTGCGTTTGTTACAACTTCCAAAGAACGTCCAAAATGCTTTGCTGAATCGTTCCATCACGGAAAGACATGCCCGTGCACTTCTCATACTTAAAGATGGAGACTTTCAAAATGAGTTGCTCAAGGAAATATTGGACAAGGAGTTAAATGTCAAGCAGACAGAAGAACGAGTGGCGAGAATGCTGGATGCGAATAAGAAGGTGTCCAAACCCAAACGGAAATCCTTTTCCCGGGATGTACGGATTGCCGTCAATACGATTCGGGAATCGGTGGATATGGTAAAACAGACAGGGATGGCTGTTTCAGCAGATGAACAGGAATATGATGACTTTTATGAAGTGGTCATCCGCATACCTAAATAA
- a CDS encoding reverse transcriptase/maturase family protein, translated as MQKAEVILSLLSKKARNDENFVFRRLYRNLFRSDFYRKAWIDEKQKNNGSFHGNQGDLVDSIIQKVKNETYHPDFFLKNKIPPFADQLVHGAVTQLLEAIYEPRFLETSHGFRPYKSCLTALQALQTTCGGTNWVIQGQIHDFPGQMNHDVMIRLLSKRIEDGRLLELVRRFLKAGYIQEKKLSSLLMNICLHELDRFMQDFPSFPASYPMMKSDGVHVKYIRYADEFLVCIRGSKGLAKEIRESIQLWLRNSLLLELDRKKTMVIHLREQRARFLDYEITTSLCYRNITDKKAHIDGIRLLVPNDMIKKKIKPFSKNGRPVHHKARIHLPLPDLIKLYHTEIRQLYNYYCLAVDVNAKLNKFRYYHYSSLLKTVARKEKSSVRKVLNKYGVSVKGRQGTGFKKLLGWKESSPKGEVKVITYFNDSLKKKDVPDPVQVERP; from the coding sequence ATGCAGAAAGCCGAAGTAATCTTATCGTTGCTGAGCAAAAAAGCACGAAACGATGAGAATTTTGTTTTTCGACGGTTGTATCGCAACCTATTCCGTTCCGATTTTTATCGGAAAGCTTGGATCGATGAAAAGCAAAAAAACAACGGTTCTTTTCATGGTAATCAAGGTGATCTGGTGGACTCCATTATTCAAAAGGTGAAAAATGAGACCTACCACCCTGATTTCTTCTTGAAAAATAAGATCCCTCCTTTTGCGGATCAACTTGTTCACGGAGCAGTTACTCAACTTCTCGAGGCTATCTATGAACCACGGTTTTTGGAGACGTCCCATGGTTTCAGACCTTATAAAAGCTGTTTGACTGCTCTGCAAGCCTTACAAACAACTTGTGGAGGAACGAATTGGGTTATACAGGGGCAGATTCATGACTTTCCAGGTCAAATGAATCATGATGTTATGATCCGGCTCTTGTCTAAACGAATTGAAGATGGAAGACTTCTTGAGTTGGTTCGGCGATTCCTCAAAGCAGGGTATATTCAGGAAAAAAAGCTTTCTTCTTTGCTCATGAATATATGCCTTCATGAATTGGATCGATTTATGCAAGACTTCCCATCCTTCCCCGCTTCTTATCCCATGATGAAATCGGATGGGGTGCATGTGAAGTATATTCGATATGCTGATGAGTTTTTAGTGTGTATCAGGGGAAGCAAAGGTCTGGCCAAGGAGATCAGAGAGTCTATACAGTTATGGCTCAGAAATTCATTATTGCTGGAGCTGGACAGGAAGAAAACCATGGTGATCCATTTGAGGGAACAAAGAGCCAGATTTCTGGACTATGAGATCACAACATCATTATGTTATCGAAATATTACCGATAAAAAAGCTCATATAGATGGAATCCGTCTACTGGTTCCCAATGATATGATTAAGAAGAAAATCAAGCCTTTCAGTAAAAATGGAAGGCCTGTTCATCACAAAGCCCGGATTCATTTGCCTCTGCCTGATTTAATCAAGCTTTACCATACTGAGATCCGACAGTTGTACAATTATTATTGTTTGGCAGTGGACGTGAATGCCAAGTTAAATAAATTCAGGTACTATCACTACTCCAGTTTGCTTAAGACCGTGGCTCGGAAGGAGAAGTCCTCTGTCAGAAAGGTTTTGAACAAGTACGGTGTAAGTGTCAAAGGGAGACAGGGAACCGGTTTCAAAAAACTGTTGGGATGGAAGGAGTCGTCTCCAAAGGGAGAAGTAAAGGTGATCACTTATTTTAACGACTCTCTGAAAAAAAAGGATGTGCCGGATCCCGTCCAGGTGGAAAGGCCGTAG